In Phaseolus vulgaris cultivar G19833 chromosome 10, P. vulgaris v2.0, whole genome shotgun sequence, a single genomic region encodes these proteins:
- the LOC137819136 gene encoding cyclin-A2-4: protein MKKESSVTLKTGAQTGRMTRARAAAHCSSGQLPPLKERAQRNQKQLSGVNSKRAASDNTCVPRKKRTVLHDVTNVCCENTYESCFNPNKIQAKKRKLSKASQINVSKVVSSVDVESLQFQADSKAKSLQEAALKSEDTMCSNNLETKELLRSSSNECNMDVRLPESQMSGISAQPMISQKKDKKDNVSKVLTALKDQEVTSIDDDLGDPQLCSLYAADIYDTMRVAELARRPYPNFMETVQQDITQSMRGILVDWLVEVSEEYKLVTDTLYLTVYLIDWFLSKNYIERQRLQLLGITCMLIASKYEEINAPRIEDFCFITDNTYTKAEVLKMESQVLKSSEYQLFAPTIKTFLRRFLRAAQASYEDPSLELEYLANYLAEITLMDYGFLNFLPSIIAASAVFLARWTLDQSNHPWNPTLQHYASYKASDLKTTVLALQDLQLNTDDCPLTAIRTKYRQDKFKCVAALSSPKLLETLF from the exons ATGAAGAAAGAAAGCAGTGTTACACTGAAAACTGGGGCGCAAACTGGTCGAATGACACGGGCTCGAGCTGCTGCTCATTGCTCATCAGGACAGCTACCCCCTTTGAAAGAGAGAGCACAACGAAATCAGAAGCAGTTATCCGGAGTCAATTCAAAAAGAGCAGCTTCTGATAATACATGTGTTCCACGTAAAAAGAGGACTGTTCTTCATGATGTTACTAATGTTTGCTGTGAAAATACGTACGAGAGTTGTTTCAACCCAAATAAAATTCAG GCTAAGAAAAGAAAGCTGTCTAAGGCTAGTCAAATTAATGTGTCCAAGGTGGTTTCTTCTGTTGATGTGGAGTCACTGCAATTTCAAGCTGACTCCAAAGCAAAGAGTTTACAGGAAGCAGCATTGAAATCAGAAGATACTATGTGCTCAAATAATTTGGAAACCAAAGAACTTCTACGGTCAAGTTCCAATGAGTGTAACATGGATGTTAGACTGCCTGAAAGTCAGATGTCTGGAATATCTGCTCAGCCTATGATTTCTCAGAAGAAAG ACAAGAAAGATAACGTTTCGAAAGTTTTGACTGCGTTGAAGGATCAAGAAGTCACTAGCATAGACGATGATCTTGGAGATCCTCAATTGTGCAGCCTCTATGCAGCTGATATCTATGACACCATGCGTGTTGCTGAG CTTGCAAGAAGGCCTTATCCTAATTTTATGGAGACGGTGCAGCAAGATATCACTCAAAGCATGCGTGGAATACTGGTTGATTGGCTTGTAGAG gttTCAGAGGAATACAAATTGGTTACAGACACTCTTTACCTCACTGTGTACCTCATAGATTGGTTCCTCTCCAAAAACTACATTGAAAGACAGAGACTTCAGCTACTTGGTATCACCTGCATGCTAATTGCCTC GAAGTATGAAGAAATTAACGCCCCACGCATTGAAGATTTCTGCTTCATTACTGACAATACATACACCAAAGCTGAG GTACTGAAAATGGAGAGTCAAGTGTTGAAGTCTTCTGAATATCAACTGTTTGCTCCCACCATAAAAACATTTCTCAG GAGGTTTCTTCGGGCAGCACAAGCTTCATACGAG GACCCTAGCCTTGAATTAGAGTACCTGGCCAATTACCTAGCTGAAATAACACTTATGGACTATGGTTTCTTGAATTTCCTCCCCTCTATCATTGCTGCATCAGCTGTATTTCTTGCCCGGTGGACACTGGATCAGTCAAACCACCCATGG AATCCAACTCTTCAACACTATGCCAGTTACAAAGCATCAGATTTGAAAACCACAGTTCTTGCATTGCAAGACCTGCAGCTGAATACTGATGATTGCCCTCTAACTGCCATTCGCACAAAGTATAGACAAGATAAG TTCAAATGTGTAGCAGCTTTGTCTTCACCAAAACTGCTTGAAACTTTGTTCTGA
- the LOC137818475 gene encoding katanin p60 ATPase-containing subunit A1-like: protein MKPFCFLSLEGRRSVTVANRSRKQSHQKKKQSHQKKKIMVGGSLAGLQEHLKLARDYAVEGLYDTSTIFFDGALAQINKHLTTVEDPLIRAKWMNVKKALSEETEVVKQLDAERRAFKENPIGRRAVSPPISAKSSSFVFQPLDEYPTSSSGPGPVDDPDVWRPPSRDTSRRPARSGQVGTRKSPQDGAWARGATARSGSTGRGGAKGGAISRVNSGTRASATGKKGNVSGKSTKTDTAAVTNGQNGDSEDGKSKKGQYEGADPELAAMLERDVLETSPGVRWDDVAGLTEAKRLLEEAVVLPLWMPEYFQGIRRPWKGVLMFGPPGTGKTLLAKAVATECGTTFFNVSSATLASKWRGESERMVRCLFDLARAYAPSTIFIDEIDSLCNARGASGEHESSRRVKSELLVQVDGVSNSATNEDGSRKIVMVLAATNFPWDIDEALRRRLEKRIYIPLPNFESRKELIRINLKTVEVAADVNIDEVARRTEGYSGDDLTNVCRDASLNGMRRKIAGKTRDEIKNMSKDEISKDPVAMCDFEEALVKVQRSVSQADIERHEKWFTEFGSA from the exons ATGAAACCATTTTGTTTCCTTTCgttggaaggaagaagaagtgtCACTGTTGCGAACAGAAGCAGAAAGCAGAGTCATCAGAAGAAGAAACAGAGTCATcagaagaagaagataatggTTGGAGGTTCCTTAGCAGGGTTGCAAGAGCACCTCAAGTTAGCAAGAGACTACGCCGTGGAAGGGCTCTACGACACCTCCACCATCTTCTTCGACGGTGCACTTGCTCAGATCAACAA GCACCTAACCACCGTAGAAGACCCTCTGATTCGCGCAAAATGGATGAATGTGAAGAAAGCGCTTTCGGAAGAAACCGAAGTTGTGAAACAGTTAGATGCAGAGAGAAGGGCTTTCAAAGAAAACCCCATTGGAAGACGCGCCGTTTCGCCTCCCATTTCCGCCAAGTCCTCGTCTTTCGTTTTTCAGCCGTTGGATGAGTACCCCACTTCATCAAGCGGTCCTGGGCCTGTTGATGATCCCGATGTGTGGCGGCCACCCAGTAGGGATACCAGTAGGAGACCCGCCAGGTCCGGTCAAGTGGGTACCCGCAAATCTCCCCAAGATGGGGCCTGGGCGCGCGGTGCTACTGCTAGAAGTGGTTCAACCGGGCGCGGTGGTGCTAAAGGTGGAGCTATCAGTAGGGTTAACTCGGGGACACGAGCATCCGCTACAGGGAAGAAAGGCAATGTTTCTGGAAAGTCTACCAAGACGGATACTGCAGCTGTAACT AATGGTCAAAATGGTGATTCTGAAGATGGTAAGTCAAAGAAGGGTCAATATGAAGGTGCTGATCCTGAATTGGCTGCAATGCTTGAAAGGGACGTGTTAGAAACCTCTCCTGGAGTTAGATGGGATGATGTTGCAGGACTTACTGAAGCAAAAAGGCTTCTAGAAGAAGCTGTTGTGCTTCCCTTGTGGATGCCTGAATATTTCCAG GGTATCAGGAGACCATGGAAAGGTGTTCTTATGTTTGGACCTCCAGGAACTGGGAAGACTCTTCTTGCTAAGGCAGTTGCTACTGAATGTGGGACCACTTTCTTTAATGTATCTTCTGCAACTTTGGCTTCTAAATGGCGTGGTGAGAGTGAACGCATGGTGCGGTGTTTGTTTGATCTTGCAAGAGCATATGCACCAAGCACAATATTTATTGATGAAATTGATTCTCTATGCAATGCAAGGGG GGCATCTGGGGAGCATGAATCGTCTAGAAGGGTGAAATCTGAACTTCTAGTTCAGGTTGATGGTGTAAGCAATAGTGCCACAAATGAAGATGGTAGCCGTAAAATAGTAATGGTTTTGGCCGCAACTAACTTTCCATGGGATATAGATGAGGCATTAAG GAGAAGGCTGGAAAAGCGTATATATATTCCTCTTCCAAATTTTGAGAGTCGCAAAGAGCTGATCCGGATAAATTTGAAGACTGTTGAG GTGGCGGCTGATGTGAATATAGATGAAGTGGCTCGCCGGACAGAGGGCTATAGTGGAGATGATTTGACTAATGTCTGTCGAGACGCTTCCTTAAACGGTATGAGGCGAAAGATAGCAGGAAAGACTCGTGACGAAATCAAGAACATGTCCAAGGATGAGATTTCAAAGGATCCTGTTGCCATGTGTGATTTTGAAGAAGCTTTGGTTAAGGTCCAACGAAGTGTTTCTCAGGCTGATATTGAACGCCACGAGAAGTGGTTTACCGAGTTTGGATCAGCATAA